In Natronococcus occultus SP4, the following proteins share a genomic window:
- a CDS encoding methyltransferase family protein has protein sequence MARPLVLLKTAVFSALVPGTVAGLVPWVLARRDQLTLPVPSSVARVAGVGSLLGGVLLYLHTTCRFAEHEGTPSPTDEPPELVTDGVYGYVRNPMYVAVLLCLLGQALLYRSVLVAWWVAGCWLGFHNRVLEYEEPHLAAKHGTEYERYRELVPRWLPRGRRR, from the coding sequence ATGGCACGCCCACTCGTCTTGCTGAAGACCGCCGTCTTCTCGGCGCTCGTTCCGGGAACCGTCGCCGGACTCGTCCCGTGGGTTCTGGCCCGGCGCGATCAGCTCACGCTGCCGGTCCCGTCGAGCGTCGCTCGGGTCGCGGGCGTCGGGTCGCTCCTCGGGGGCGTCCTGCTGTATCTCCACACCACGTGTCGGTTCGCCGAACACGAGGGAACGCCGTCGCCGACCGACGAACCGCCCGAGCTGGTGACCGACGGGGTGTACGGCTACGTTCGAAACCCGATGTACGTCGCGGTCCTGCTGTGTCTTCTCGGCCAGGCCTTGCTGTATCGGTCGGTGCTCGTCGCCTGGTGGGTCGCGGGCTGCTGGCTGGGCTTTCACAATCGGGTCCTCGAGTACGAGGAGCCCCACCTGGCGGCGAAACACGGCACCGAGTACGAGCGGTACCGGGAGCTGGTTCCGCGGTGGCTCCCTCGAGGACGTCGTCGGTGA
- the lrp gene encoding HTH-type transcriptional regulator Lrp produces MTYENLDAKLVNALLGNGRASLRSLAEELDVSVTTVSNHLSDLEAEGVIEGYTPRVNYDAIGYDVTAVIQLQVEGHALPDITETLRDHSQMTSVYEVTGDYDVIAIGKFKDTDGMNDQIKQLLTDPDIKASNTSVVLNSVSENEQFELDVDDA; encoded by the coding sequence ATGACGTACGAAAATCTCGACGCAAAGCTAGTAAACGCCCTGCTGGGCAACGGGCGGGCCAGCCTGCGGAGCCTCGCCGAGGAGCTCGACGTCTCGGTGACGACGGTCTCGAACCACCTCTCCGATCTCGAGGCCGAGGGCGTGATCGAGGGGTACACCCCGCGGGTGAACTACGACGCGATCGGCTACGACGTGACCGCCGTGATTCAGCTCCAGGTCGAGGGACACGCCCTCCCCGACATTACGGAGACGCTTCGAGATCACAGCCAGATGACGAGCGTCTACGAGGTCACCGGCGACTACGACGTGATCGCGATCGGGAAGTTCAAAGATACCGATGGGATGAACGACCAGATCAAACAGCTGCTGACCGATCCCGACATCAAGGCCTCGAACACGAGCGTCGTCCTGAACTCCGTCTCGGAGAACGAGCAGTTCGAACTCGACGTCGACGACGCCTGA
- a CDS encoding ABC transporter ATP-binding protein, which translates to MSTHDDETPFDAYREDVDRPLARLFREYAPGRLGWFGAGMVANFVARMATLVPPLVLGVAIDAIFLDAGPFELPIVPDAWLPAGETEQFQFTVVAIAVSFLVVAVFTWIYGVTANLFAHDVMHAIRVESFEKLQRLDTAFFDEKQTGEVMAVLNNDTQNLERFLDDALMNSARLLVMVGGIAAVLVYLNWQLAVVTLFAVPAMVAFTIWFMRAAEPRYVRQRSAVGRLNTRLENAISGMGLTKATSSETHEVDRVRASSRHFFDRTMDVLKLSYVYRPGMELLAGVAFAATFLVGGLWLTTGTAPGPLTGTLSVGDFVVFLMLTQRIVDPLAEVSNIVDQYENAKASSERVFGLMDIPVSVDDPDDPVDIEPVAGRVTYEDVSFSYDETAHADGDTQTTFEEPVLEDVSFEADPGETVAFVGPTGAGKSTLLKLLLRLYDVQSGAVRIDGHDVRDVALADLRSAVGYVSQDTFLFDGTIAENIRYGRFEASDEAVRDAARAAQAHEFITELPEGYDTRVGERGIKLSGGQRQRIALARAVLADPEIMILDEATSAVDTKTELRIQRSIDRVTEDRTTLAIAHRLSTIKDADRILVLEDGRVVERGCHEELLAEDGTYARLWAAQAGDRERASEALLGNDD; encoded by the coding sequence GTGAGTACCCACGACGATGAGACGCCGTTCGACGCCTACCGCGAGGACGTCGACCGTCCGCTCGCGCGACTCTTCCGTGAGTACGCGCCGGGCCGGCTCGGCTGGTTCGGAGCGGGGATGGTCGCCAACTTCGTCGCGCGGATGGCAACGCTCGTCCCGCCGCTGGTCCTCGGGGTCGCCATCGACGCGATCTTCCTCGACGCGGGGCCGTTCGAACTGCCGATCGTCCCCGACGCCTGGCTCCCCGCGGGCGAGACCGAGCAGTTCCAGTTCACGGTCGTCGCCATCGCCGTCTCGTTTCTCGTCGTCGCCGTCTTCACCTGGATCTACGGCGTCACCGCCAACCTGTTCGCCCACGACGTGATGCACGCCATCCGGGTCGAAAGCTTCGAGAAGCTACAACGGCTCGACACGGCCTTCTTCGACGAGAAACAGACCGGGGAGGTTATGGCCGTCCTGAACAACGACACGCAGAACCTAGAGCGGTTCCTCGACGACGCCCTGATGAACTCGGCGCGGCTGCTGGTGATGGTCGGCGGGATCGCCGCCGTCCTCGTCTACTTGAACTGGCAGCTGGCGGTCGTCACGCTGTTTGCGGTGCCGGCGATGGTCGCCTTTACGATCTGGTTCATGCGGGCTGCCGAACCGCGCTACGTCCGCCAGCGCTCGGCCGTCGGCCGACTGAACACCCGCCTCGAGAACGCCATCTCCGGGATGGGGCTGACGAAGGCCACCTCGAGCGAGACCCACGAGGTCGACCGCGTCCGGGCGTCCTCGCGGCACTTCTTCGATCGCACGATGGACGTGTTGAAGCTGAGTTACGTCTATCGGCCCGGAATGGAGCTGCTCGCCGGAGTCGCGTTCGCTGCGACCTTTCTCGTCGGCGGGCTCTGGCTCACTACGGGGACTGCGCCAGGACCGCTGACTGGAACCCTCTCGGTCGGGGACTTCGTCGTCTTCCTAATGTTGACCCAGCGGATCGTCGACCCGCTGGCCGAGGTGTCGAACATCGTCGACCAGTACGAGAACGCCAAAGCCTCGAGCGAGCGCGTCTTCGGGCTGATGGACATCCCGGTTTCCGTCGACGACCCCGACGACCCCGTCGATATCGAGCCCGTCGCGGGCCGGGTCACCTACGAGGACGTCTCCTTTAGCTACGACGAGACCGCACACGCCGACGGGGACACCCAAACGACGTTCGAGGAACCCGTCCTCGAGGACGTCTCCTTCGAGGCCGACCCGGGCGAGACGGTGGCGTTCGTCGGTCCGACCGGTGCCGGGAAGTCGACGCTGCTGAAGCTGTTGTTGCGCCTCTATGACGTCCAGTCGGGGGCGGTCCGGATCGACGGCCACGACGTCCGGGACGTCGCCCTCGCCGACCTGCGCTCGGCCGTTGGCTACGTCAGCCAGGACACGTTCCTCTTCGACGGGACGATCGCCGAGAATATCCGATACGGTCGCTTCGAGGCGTCCGACGAGGCAGTTCGGGACGCCGCGCGGGCGGCCCAGGCCCACGAGTTCATCACCGAGCTTCCCGAGGGGTACGACACCCGTGTCGGCGAGCGGGGTATCAAGCTCTCCGGCGGGCAGCGCCAGCGGATCGCGCTCGCCCGGGCGGTCCTGGCCGACCCCGAGATCATGATCCTGGACGAGGCGACCAGCGCGGTCGACACCAAGACCGAACTGCGGATCCAGCGCTCGATCGACCGGGTGACCGAGGATCGAACGACGCTCGCGATCGCCCACCGGCTGTCGACGATCAAGGACGCCGATCGGATCCTCGTCCTCGAGGACGGCCGGGTCGTCGAGCGAGGGTGCCACGAGGAGCTGCTCGCGGAAGACGGAACGTACGCCCGACTGTGGGCGGCACAGGCGGGCGACCGCGAGCGGGCGAGCGAGGCGTTGCTCGGAAACGACGACTGA
- a CDS encoding YihY/virulence factor BrkB family protein has protein sequence MLDYSHARELATQLVRLARREQLTLLAAGVAFYAFLSLAPLALLSLALAASIGGEPLAAEVTATTEDVLTPSAQTLLMEMIVDEAGQQGATVAGALGLLWGSSRVFRGLDRAFSSVYGTVASKSLIDTFWDATIAAVAIVIGLSIVTGIEVAVRFVPFTGQFVIGPLFVLLGLVAAFLPLYLIFPDANVDLREALPGTVLAAVGWFVLSRAFSLYAAVAGQYAIYGALGAVFLVLVWLYAGAIILVFGASVNAVLADRETDRQLQSPRARQLSTEAMTDDATGADEGTARDRPTPGDADRTRTDSSPSARTRDRADDADALREEIERLRDRVDEFESSVERRTVEKESLQSELKRYVRRRVRRGHAHGWGPYLVLLYGTAMSIAAFYFLEGGWAILAMLVVWTSTLGLYVLMVLLGAGLTVLGVPGRLRNRIGEWRS, from the coding sequence GTGCTCGACTACAGCCACGCTCGCGAGCTCGCGACACAGCTCGTTCGACTGGCACGGCGTGAGCAGCTGACGCTTCTCGCGGCCGGGGTCGCGTTTTACGCCTTTCTCTCGCTGGCACCGCTGGCGTTGCTCTCGCTGGCGCTTGCGGCCTCGATCGGCGGGGAGCCACTCGCCGCGGAGGTGACGGCGACGACCGAGGACGTCCTCACGCCCTCGGCACAGACGCTGCTCATGGAGATGATCGTCGACGAGGCGGGCCAGCAGGGGGCGACCGTCGCCGGCGCCCTGGGCTTGCTCTGGGGGTCGAGTCGGGTCTTCCGCGGGCTCGATCGCGCGTTCTCGTCGGTGTACGGCACCGTCGCCTCGAAGTCGCTGATCGATACCTTCTGGGACGCGACGATCGCCGCCGTCGCGATCGTGATCGGACTCTCGATCGTCACCGGAATCGAGGTGGCGGTCCGATTCGTCCCGTTTACCGGCCAGTTCGTGATCGGCCCGCTGTTCGTCCTGCTGGGGTTGGTCGCCGCGTTCCTGCCGCTGTACCTGATCTTTCCCGACGCGAACGTCGACCTTCGGGAGGCGCTTCCCGGAACCGTCCTCGCCGCGGTGGGCTGGTTCGTGCTCAGTCGCGCGTTCTCTCTGTACGCCGCCGTCGCCGGACAGTACGCTATCTACGGCGCGCTCGGGGCGGTCTTTCTCGTTTTGGTCTGGCTGTACGCCGGCGCGATCATCCTCGTCTTCGGCGCGTCGGTGAACGCGGTCCTGGCCGACCGGGAAACGGACCGGCAGCTACAAAGTCCCCGCGCTCGACAGCTTTCGACAGAAGCGATGACTGATGACGCCACGGGTGCCGACGAGGGGACCGCGCGAGATCGCCCGACGCCGGGCGATGCGGATCGCACGAGGACGGACTCGAGTCCGAGTGCCCGGACTCGGGACCGAGCAGACGACGCCGACGCGCTTCGCGAAGAGATCGAGCGGCTTCGCGACCGCGTCGACGAGTTCGAGTCGTCGGTCGAGCGCCGAACGGTCGAGAAGGAGTCGCTCCAGTCGGAGCTCAAGCGATACGTTCGCCGCCGCGTGCGACGCGGCCACGCCCACGGCTGGGGCCCGTATCTCGTCTTGCTGTACGGGACCGCGATGTCGATCGCGGCGTTTTACTTCCTCGAAGGCGGGTGGGCGATCCTGGCGATGCTGGTCGTCTGGACCTCGACGCTCGGACTGTACGTTCTGATGGTGTTGCTCGGCGCCGGACTCACCGTCCTCGGCGTTCCCGGTCGCCTCCGGAACCGGATCGGCGAGTGGCGGTCCTAG
- a CDS encoding phosphatase PAP2 family protein, with amino-acid sequence MWFESARVEVVRDAVPEWLAVFVGLLSHLGSVWFVAPTVVLAFWYLDRHRFASWLGIVMGCYALMIGLKGFFETPRPGVDPAIAVESLPLLVAVVYAPAVEISTSSFPSGHAMAAVVIWTMLALELDVGTRSGRIATGAAMVGLVSLSRIAVGVHFPIDVVVGALVGLGYVAGMVALRDRVRSRMRSTRGATTAVLGVSVVLSALALATDGRPETAALLGGSVGGLLVWQYATPPRDPWDRTLRGAVPAVLGLGLLGVVALALLVVDALPVWLLVGFVGGGVVVGLPALTAANSPTRTLRRSAS; translated from the coding sequence ATGTGGTTCGAGTCGGCACGGGTCGAGGTCGTCAGAGACGCCGTTCCGGAGTGGCTGGCGGTGTTCGTCGGACTGCTCTCACACCTCGGCAGCGTCTGGTTCGTCGCGCCGACGGTCGTCCTCGCGTTCTGGTATCTCGACCGCCACCGGTTCGCCTCCTGGCTGGGGATCGTAATGGGGTGTTACGCCCTCATGATCGGGCTCAAGGGGTTCTTCGAGACGCCGCGTCCCGGCGTCGATCCGGCGATCGCGGTCGAGTCACTACCCCTGCTCGTCGCGGTCGTCTACGCTCCGGCCGTCGAGATCAGTACCTCGAGCTTTCCGAGCGGGCACGCGATGGCCGCGGTGGTGATCTGGACGATGCTCGCGCTCGAACTCGACGTCGGCACGCGTTCGGGGCGGATCGCGACCGGCGCGGCGATGGTTGGGCTCGTCTCGCTCTCCCGGATCGCCGTCGGCGTCCACTTCCCGATCGACGTCGTCGTCGGCGCCCTAGTCGGCCTCGGCTACGTGGCCGGAATGGTGGCCCTTCGCGACCGAGTCCGCAGCCGGATGCGATCCACCCGCGGCGCCACGACGGCCGTCCTCGGGGTCAGCGTCGTTCTGTCGGCACTGGCACTGGCGACCGACGGCAGACCCGAGACCGCGGCGCTGTTGGGCGGCTCGGTCGGCGGTCTGCTCGTCTGGCAGTATGCGACGCCACCCCGTGATCCCTGGGACCGCACGCTTCGTGGCGCGGTGCCGGCCGTCCTCGGACTGGGACTGCTCGGGGTCGTGGCGCTGGCCCTGCTCGTCGTCGACGCGCTCCCCGTGTGGCTTCTCGTCGGGTTCGTCGGCGGGGGCGTCGTCGTTGGACTCCCCGCGCTTACCGCGGCGAACTCGCCGACGAGGACGTTGCGACGGAGCGCGAGTTAG
- a CDS encoding tRNA (guanine(26)-N(2))-dimethyltransferase → MRVTEGGIELEIPGEQTEGIEESVFYNPRQELNRDLTIATLRAYRERESRAESYLDAMTASGVRGVRAAADGWDVTCCDVDEDAVSLARSNLERNDREGRVVRRDVNALMHDEVFDVIDLDPYGTPMPFTDAAFANCRDLVCVTATDTAPLCGAHFNSGVRSYSAVPRNTDYHAEMGVRILLSALARSGARFDVGVEPILTHATSHYVRTYLELEHKPTAADAALEELGYLSHCEDCLYREASPGLIADPLETCPHCGGDRVLVAGPVWLGPVRDREFVADVRERVPDGFGTAETARELCTTLEAELDAPTHYDQHKLCREWGLPANAMDEFLADLRGAGHEASRAHYGGTTFKTTASVGEIREATADSLT, encoded by the coding sequence ATGCGCGTCACCGAGGGCGGGATCGAACTCGAGATCCCCGGCGAACAGACCGAGGGGATCGAGGAGTCGGTGTTCTACAACCCCCGCCAGGAGCTGAACCGGGATCTGACGATCGCAACGTTGCGGGCCTACCGCGAGCGCGAGTCGCGGGCGGAGTCGTACCTCGACGCGATGACCGCAAGCGGCGTGCGCGGCGTCCGGGCGGCAGCGGACGGCTGGGACGTTACCTGCTGTGACGTCGACGAGGACGCCGTCTCGCTCGCCCGCAGCAACCTCGAGCGAAACGACCGGGAGGGCAGGGTCGTCCGCCGCGACGTCAACGCCCTCATGCACGACGAGGTCTTCGACGTGATCGATCTCGACCCCTACGGGACGCCGATGCCCTTTACCGACGCCGCGTTCGCGAACTGTCGGGATCTGGTCTGTGTGACCGCGACGGACACGGCGCCGCTGTGTGGCGCCCACTTCAACAGCGGCGTTCGTTCCTACTCTGCGGTGCCGCGAAACACCGACTACCACGCCGAGATGGGCGTCCGGATCCTGCTGTCGGCGCTGGCCCGAAGCGGAGCCCGGTTCGACGTCGGCGTGGAACCGATCCTGACCCACGCGACGAGCCACTACGTCCGGACCTACCTCGAGCTCGAGCACAAGCCGACCGCGGCCGACGCTGCCCTCGAGGAGCTGGGGTATCTCTCTCATTGCGAGGACTGTCTCTACCGGGAGGCGAGCCCGGGTCTGATCGCCGACCCGCTCGAGACGTGTCCCCACTGCGGCGGGGATCGCGTCCTCGTGGCCGGCCCGGTCTGGCTCGGCCCAGTTCGGGACCGCGAGTTCGTCGCCGACGTCCGCGAGCGGGTTCCCGACGGGTTCGGCACCGCCGAGACGGCCCGGGAGCTCTGTACCACACTCGAGGCGGAACTCGACGCGCCGACCCACTACGACCAGCACAAGCTCTGTCGCGAGTGGGGGCTACCCGCCAACGCGATGGACGAGTTCCTGGCGGACCTCCGCGGAGCCGGCCACGAGGCCTCGCGGGCCCACTACGGCGGGACGACGTTCAAGACGACGGCCTCGGTCGGTGAGATCCGCGAGGCGACCGCGGATTCGCTGACGTAG